The genomic segment CCTACGCGCTCGGCAAGCGGGCCGCAAAGTTCGGCTACAAGCGATTCGGCGTCCCCGGCGCCGTCGCCTCGGGCGGGGCGGCACTCGTCGGCTACGTCGCCGTGCGACGCGCGCTGAAGTCGCTCACGAATTCCGGCGACGTCACCTCGGCCGTCGACGCCGAGACGATAACGCGCGCCGTCGAGGAGGACGGCCTCTCGGCGGTGACGGACAGGGCGACGCTCGAAGCGGCGGTCGACGAGGAAGAGTTGGACGCCCCCGTCGACATCGACGAACTCCGGTCGTCCGCGGCGGTGGAGTCCGAAACGCTGACCGATTCGGACGACGCCGTCGACGTCGTCGGTTCGCAGGACGACGTGGACGTCGTCGACCCGTACCGGGAGACGGCCGCCGACTCGGACGACGTGGACGTCGTCGACGTGGTGGACGAACCGGACGGCGACGGGATGGACGAATCAGACGGCGACGGGATGGACGAATCAGACGGCGACGGGACGGACGAATCGGACGCCGACGCGGACGACGAGCACAGCGAGAAGTAGCCCGCACCGTCGCCGTTCGCTCGGCGTCGCCCGTCCGGTCCCATCCGCCGCGCATCCGCGCTTTCTCCGACGGGACGACTACTCGTCCAGCAGTTCGACCAGGAGGCCCTTCTGGGCGTGCAGGCGGTTCTCCGCCTGGTCCCAGACGAGGGCGCGGTCGGATTCGAGGACGTCGTGGCTTATCTCTTCGCCGCGGTGGGCGGGCAGACAGTGCATCACCTTCGCGTCCGTCCCGTCCAGCAGCGACTCGTTCACCTGATAGCCCTCGAACGCGGCGAGTTTCTCGTGTCGCTGGGACTCCTGTCCCATCGAAATCCACACGTCGGTGTACACCACGTCCGCGTCGGCGACTGCCTCTTCGGGCGTGTCGGCGACGGTCGGTTCGCCGCCGTACTCCGCGGCGTGCGCCAACACGTCGTCGTCGATGCCGTAGTCCTCGGGCGTGGCGACGGTGAGGTCCAGTCCCGCCATCGCACAGCCGAGGACGAACGACTGGCCGACGTTGTTGCCGTCGCCGACCCACGCCGCCTGCACGCCGTCGAAGCCGCCGAACGCCTCTCTGATGGTGAGGAGGTCCGCGAGCGTCTGGCACGGGTGCGCGTCGTTGGTCAGGCCGTTGACGACGGGCACCTCGGCGTACTCGGCTATCTCCACGAGGTCCGCGTGCTCGAACAGGCGGGCCATCACCACGTCCACGTAGCGCGAGAGGACCCGCGAGGTGTCCGACAGCGGTTCGCCGTGACCGAGTTGGATGTCCTCGGGGCCGAGGAAGATGGCGTGGCCCCCCAACTGCGTCATCCCCGTCTCGAAGGAGATGCGCGTCCGGGTGCTCGGCTTCTCGAACAGCATCCCGAGCGTCTGGTCCTCGAGTCGGGTGTCGTCGGCGCCCGACTTGACCGCCGCCGCGCGGTCCAGGACCGCGTGCAGTTCGTCCGTGCGCAGGTCGTCGATGTCGAGGAAGTGTGTCGTTTCGAGCATCCCTGTCACTCCGTCAGCGTCTCGCAGACGCCGGTCAGCACGTCGATGGCGGCGTCGTACTCCGCCAGGTCGAGGTGTTCGTTCGGCGCGTGGTCGAGGTCCGAGTCGCCGGGGCCGTACGTCGCCATCGGGCAGTCCCACTGCCCCGCGAAGATGTTCATGTCGCTGGTGCCGGTCTTCCGCAGGAGGCGGGGGTCGCCGTCCTCCTGTC from the Halogeometricum rufum genome contains:
- the argF gene encoding ornithine carbamoyltransferase, translating into MLETTHFLDIDDLRTDELHAVLDRAAAVKSGADDTRLEDQTLGMLFEKPSTRTRISFETGMTQLGGHAIFLGPEDIQLGHGEPLSDTSRVLSRYVDVVMARLFEHADLVEIAEYAEVPVVNGLTNDAHPCQTLADLLTIREAFGGFDGVQAAWVGDGNNVGQSFVLGCAMAGLDLTVATPEDYGIDDDVLAHAAEYGGEPTVADTPEEAVADADVVYTDVWISMGQESQRHEKLAAFEGYQVNESLLDGTDAKVMHCLPAHRGEEISHDVLESDRALVWDQAENRLHAQKGLLVELLDE